In Malus sylvestris chromosome 15, drMalSylv7.2, whole genome shotgun sequence, a single genomic region encodes these proteins:
- the LOC126603829 gene encoding thioredoxin O2, mitochondrial-like isoform X6, which yields MARNLGVLVRQLLPNSNRVKNHTMETLILAPSSQPKPFSNCFNSPNPRFLHSGSGRSRICSLYSEARYRQVMFELEDVLLESKPSVIFFFSAPSSAFCALVSPVLQDLIVRFPHVKAYKIDASKEDSDYAIRTLDVRAVPAVAFIKDGEWVSNCVGANIAQLKYTFEALYGEHPIERPPYLDRIHV from the exons ATGGCGAGGAATTTAGGGGTTTTGGTACGGCAGTTGCTCCCTAATTCTAATCGTGTCAAAAATCACACCATGGAAACCCTAATCCTAGCACCATCTTCGCAACCCAAACCATTCTCCAATTGCTTCAACTCCCCAAACCCTCGTTTCCTGCATTCAGGTTCAG GTCGCTCAAGAATTTGCAGCCTTTACTCAGAGGCCCGATATCGTCAAGTAATGTTTGAACTTGAAG ATGTCCTATTGGAATCTAAACCGTcagtaatttttttcttctcggCACCCTCCTCCGCATTCT GCGCCCTGGTTTCTCCAGTCCTTCAAGATTTGATCGTACGATTTCCACACGTAAAAGCGTACAAGATTGACGCTTCTAAG GAAGACTCTGACTATGCAATTCGGACGCTCGATGTCCGTGCTGTG CCAGCTGTGGCCTTCATCAAAGATGGGGAATGGGTGTCGAACTGTGTTGGTGCTAATATTGCACAATTGAAGTATACTTTTGAAGCTCTCTACGG TGAACATCCCATTGAAAGGCCACCATACCTCGATAGGATTCATGTCTAA
- the LOC126603829 gene encoding thioredoxin O2, mitochondrial-like isoform X2: MARNLGVLVRQLLPNSNRVKNHTMETLILAPSSQPKPFSNCFNSPNPRFLHSGRSRICSLYSEARYRQVMFELEDVLLESKPSVIFFFSAPSSAFLIILCAGALVSPVLQDLIVRFPHVKAYKIDASKEDSDYAIRTLDVRAVAPGFAPKWFGVRLSPKPAVAFIKDGEWVSNCVGANIAQLKYTFEALYGEHPIERPPYLDRIHV, from the exons ATGGCGAGGAATTTAGGGGTTTTGGTACGGCAGTTGCTCCCTAATTCTAATCGTGTCAAAAATCACACCATGGAAACCCTAATCCTAGCACCATCTTCGCAACCCAAACCATTCTCCAATTGCTTCAACTCCCCAAACCCTCGTTTCCTGCATTCAG GTCGCTCAAGAATTTGCAGCCTTTACTCAGAGGCCCGATATCGTCAAGTAATGTTTGAACTTGAAG ATGTCCTATTGGAATCTAAACCGTcagtaatttttttcttctcggCACCCTCCTCCGCATTCT TAATTATTCTTTGTGCAGGCGCCCTGGTTTCTCCAGTCCTTCAAGATTTGATCGTACGATTTCCACACGTAAAAGCGTACAAGATTGACGCTTCTAAG GAAGACTCTGACTATGCAATTCGGACGCTCGATGTCCGTGCTGTG GCCCCCGGTTTTGCTCCCAAGTGGTTTGGGGTCCGACTCTCTCCCAAG CCAGCTGTGGCCTTCATCAAAGATGGGGAATGGGTGTCGAACTGTGTTGGTGCTAATATTGCACAATTGAAGTATACTTTTGAAGCTCTCTACGG TGAACATCCCATTGAAAGGCCACCATACCTCGATAGGATTCATGTCTAA
- the LOC126603829 gene encoding thioredoxin O2, mitochondrial-like isoform X4, protein MARNLGVLVRQLLPNSNRVKNHTMETLILAPSSQPKPFSNCFNSPNPRFLHSGRSRICSLYSEARYRQVMFELEDVLLESKPSVIFFFSAPSSAFCALVSPVLQDLIVRFPHVKAYKIDASKEDSDYAIRTLDVRAVAPGFAPKWFGVRLSPKPAVAFIKDGEWVSNCVGANIAQLKYTFEALYGEHPIERPPYLDRIHV, encoded by the exons ATGGCGAGGAATTTAGGGGTTTTGGTACGGCAGTTGCTCCCTAATTCTAATCGTGTCAAAAATCACACCATGGAAACCCTAATCCTAGCACCATCTTCGCAACCCAAACCATTCTCCAATTGCTTCAACTCCCCAAACCCTCGTTTCCTGCATTCAG GTCGCTCAAGAATTTGCAGCCTTTACTCAGAGGCCCGATATCGTCAAGTAATGTTTGAACTTGAAG ATGTCCTATTGGAATCTAAACCGTcagtaatttttttcttctcggCACCCTCCTCCGCATTCT GCGCCCTGGTTTCTCCAGTCCTTCAAGATTTGATCGTACGATTTCCACACGTAAAAGCGTACAAGATTGACGCTTCTAAG GAAGACTCTGACTATGCAATTCGGACGCTCGATGTCCGTGCTGTG GCCCCCGGTTTTGCTCCCAAGTGGTTTGGGGTCCGACTCTCTCCCAAG CCAGCTGTGGCCTTCATCAAAGATGGGGAATGGGTGTCGAACTGTGTTGGTGCTAATATTGCACAATTGAAGTATACTTTTGAAGCTCTCTACGG TGAACATCCCATTGAAAGGCCACCATACCTCGATAGGATTCATGTCTAA
- the LOC126603829 gene encoding uncharacterized protein LOC126603829 isoform X7, whose protein sequence is MARNLGVLVRQLLPNSNRVKNHTMETLILAPSSQPKPFSNCFNSPNPRFLHSGSGRSRICSLYSEARYRQVMFELEDVLLESKPSVIFFFSAPSSAFLIILCAGALVSPVLQDLIVRFPHVKAYKIDASKEDSDYAIRTLDVRAVWPGPRFCSQVVWGPTLSQASCGLHQRWGMGVELCWC, encoded by the exons ATGGCGAGGAATTTAGGGGTTTTGGTACGGCAGTTGCTCCCTAATTCTAATCGTGTCAAAAATCACACCATGGAAACCCTAATCCTAGCACCATCTTCGCAACCCAAACCATTCTCCAATTGCTTCAACTCCCCAAACCCTCGTTTCCTGCATTCAGGTTCAG GTCGCTCAAGAATTTGCAGCCTTTACTCAGAGGCCCGATATCGTCAAGTAATGTTTGAACTTGAAG ATGTCCTATTGGAATCTAAACCGTcagtaatttttttcttctcggCACCCTCCTCCGCATTCT TAATTATTCTTTGTGCAGGCGCCCTGGTTTCTCCAGTCCTTCAAGATTTGATCGTACGATTTCCACACGTAAAAGCGTACAAGATTGACGCTTCTAAG GAAGACTCTGACTATGCAATTCGGACGCTCGATGTCCGTGCTGTG TGGCCAGGCCCCCGGTTTTGCTCCCAAGTGGTTTGGGGTCCGACTCTCTCCCAAG CCAGCTGTGGCCTTCATCAAAGATGGGGAATGGGTGTCGAACTGTGTTGGTGCTAA
- the LOC126603829 gene encoding thioredoxin O2, mitochondrial-like isoform X1: MARNLGVLVRQLLPNSNRVKNHTMETLILAPSSQPKPFSNCFNSPNPRFLHSGSGRSRICSLYSEARYRQVMFELEDVLLESKPSVIFFFSAPSSAFLIILCAGALVSPVLQDLIVRFPHVKAYKIDASKEDSDYAIRTLDVRAVAPGFAPKWFGVRLSPKPAVAFIKDGEWVSNCVGANIAQLKYTFEALYGEHPIERPPYLDRIHV, from the exons ATGGCGAGGAATTTAGGGGTTTTGGTACGGCAGTTGCTCCCTAATTCTAATCGTGTCAAAAATCACACCATGGAAACCCTAATCCTAGCACCATCTTCGCAACCCAAACCATTCTCCAATTGCTTCAACTCCCCAAACCCTCGTTTCCTGCATTCAGGTTCAG GTCGCTCAAGAATTTGCAGCCTTTACTCAGAGGCCCGATATCGTCAAGTAATGTTTGAACTTGAAG ATGTCCTATTGGAATCTAAACCGTcagtaatttttttcttctcggCACCCTCCTCCGCATTCT TAATTATTCTTTGTGCAGGCGCCCTGGTTTCTCCAGTCCTTCAAGATTTGATCGTACGATTTCCACACGTAAAAGCGTACAAGATTGACGCTTCTAAG GAAGACTCTGACTATGCAATTCGGACGCTCGATGTCCGTGCTGTG GCCCCCGGTTTTGCTCCCAAGTGGTTTGGGGTCCGACTCTCTCCCAAG CCAGCTGTGGCCTTCATCAAAGATGGGGAATGGGTGTCGAACTGTGTTGGTGCTAATATTGCACAATTGAAGTATACTTTTGAAGCTCTCTACGG TGAACATCCCATTGAAAGGCCACCATACCTCGATAGGATTCATGTCTAA
- the LOC126603829 gene encoding thioredoxin O2, mitochondrial-like isoform X10, which produces MARNLGVLVRQLLPNSNRVKNHTMETLILAPSSQPKPFSNCFNSPNPRFLHSGSGRSRICSLYSEARYRQVMFELEDVLLESKPSVIFFFSAPSSAFCALVSPVLQDLIVRFPHVKAYKIDASKEDSDYAIRTLDVRAVWPGPRFCSQVVWGPTLSQASCGLHQRWGMGVELCWC; this is translated from the exons ATGGCGAGGAATTTAGGGGTTTTGGTACGGCAGTTGCTCCCTAATTCTAATCGTGTCAAAAATCACACCATGGAAACCCTAATCCTAGCACCATCTTCGCAACCCAAACCATTCTCCAATTGCTTCAACTCCCCAAACCCTCGTTTCCTGCATTCAGGTTCAG GTCGCTCAAGAATTTGCAGCCTTTACTCAGAGGCCCGATATCGTCAAGTAATGTTTGAACTTGAAG ATGTCCTATTGGAATCTAAACCGTcagtaatttttttcttctcggCACCCTCCTCCGCATTCT GCGCCCTGGTTTCTCCAGTCCTTCAAGATTTGATCGTACGATTTCCACACGTAAAAGCGTACAAGATTGACGCTTCTAAG GAAGACTCTGACTATGCAATTCGGACGCTCGATGTCCGTGCTGTG TGGCCAGGCCCCCGGTTTTGCTCCCAAGTGGTTTGGGGTCCGACTCTCTCCCAAG CCAGCTGTGGCCTTCATCAAAGATGGGGAATGGGTGTCGAACTGTGTTGGTGCTAA
- the LOC126603829 gene encoding thioredoxin O2, mitochondrial-like isoform X3 codes for MARNLGVLVRQLLPNSNRVKNHTMETLILAPSSQPKPFSNCFNSPNPRFLHSGSGRSRICSLYSEARYRQVMFELEDVLLESKPSVIFFFSAPSSAFCALVSPVLQDLIVRFPHVKAYKIDASKEDSDYAIRTLDVRAVAPGFAPKWFGVRLSPKPAVAFIKDGEWVSNCVGANIAQLKYTFEALYGEHPIERPPYLDRIHV; via the exons ATGGCGAGGAATTTAGGGGTTTTGGTACGGCAGTTGCTCCCTAATTCTAATCGTGTCAAAAATCACACCATGGAAACCCTAATCCTAGCACCATCTTCGCAACCCAAACCATTCTCCAATTGCTTCAACTCCCCAAACCCTCGTTTCCTGCATTCAGGTTCAG GTCGCTCAAGAATTTGCAGCCTTTACTCAGAGGCCCGATATCGTCAAGTAATGTTTGAACTTGAAG ATGTCCTATTGGAATCTAAACCGTcagtaatttttttcttctcggCACCCTCCTCCGCATTCT GCGCCCTGGTTTCTCCAGTCCTTCAAGATTTGATCGTACGATTTCCACACGTAAAAGCGTACAAGATTGACGCTTCTAAG GAAGACTCTGACTATGCAATTCGGACGCTCGATGTCCGTGCTGTG GCCCCCGGTTTTGCTCCCAAGTGGTTTGGGGTCCGACTCTCTCCCAAG CCAGCTGTGGCCTTCATCAAAGATGGGGAATGGGTGTCGAACTGTGTTGGTGCTAATATTGCACAATTGAAGTATACTTTTGAAGCTCTCTACGG TGAACATCCCATTGAAAGGCCACCATACCTCGATAGGATTCATGTCTAA
- the LOC126603829 gene encoding thioredoxin O2, mitochondrial-like isoform X5 gives MARNLGVLVRQLLPNSNRVKNHTMETLILAPSSQPKPFSNCFNSPNPRFLHSGSGRSRICSLYSEARYRQVMFELEDVLLESKPSVIFFFSAPSSAFLIILCAGALVSPVLQDLIVRFPHVKAYKIDASKEDSDYAIRTLDVRAVPAVAFIKDGEWVSNCVGANIAQLKYTFEALYGEHPIERPPYLDRIHV, from the exons ATGGCGAGGAATTTAGGGGTTTTGGTACGGCAGTTGCTCCCTAATTCTAATCGTGTCAAAAATCACACCATGGAAACCCTAATCCTAGCACCATCTTCGCAACCCAAACCATTCTCCAATTGCTTCAACTCCCCAAACCCTCGTTTCCTGCATTCAGGTTCAG GTCGCTCAAGAATTTGCAGCCTTTACTCAGAGGCCCGATATCGTCAAGTAATGTTTGAACTTGAAG ATGTCCTATTGGAATCTAAACCGTcagtaatttttttcttctcggCACCCTCCTCCGCATTCT TAATTATTCTTTGTGCAGGCGCCCTGGTTTCTCCAGTCCTTCAAGATTTGATCGTACGATTTCCACACGTAAAAGCGTACAAGATTGACGCTTCTAAG GAAGACTCTGACTATGCAATTCGGACGCTCGATGTCCGTGCTGTG CCAGCTGTGGCCTTCATCAAAGATGGGGAATGGGTGTCGAACTGTGTTGGTGCTAATATTGCACAATTGAAGTATACTTTTGAAGCTCTCTACGG TGAACATCCCATTGAAAGGCCACCATACCTCGATAGGATTCATGTCTAA
- the LOC126603829 gene encoding uncharacterized protein LOC126603829 isoform X12, with amino-acid sequence MARNLGVLVRQLLPNSNRVKNHTMETLILAPSSQPKPFSNCFNSPNPRFLHSGSGRSRICSLYSEARYRQVMFELEGALVSPVLQDLIVRFPHVKAYKIDASKEDSDYAIRTLDVRAVWPGPRFCSQVVWGPTLSQASCGLHQRWGMGVELCWC; translated from the exons ATGGCGAGGAATTTAGGGGTTTTGGTACGGCAGTTGCTCCCTAATTCTAATCGTGTCAAAAATCACACCATGGAAACCCTAATCCTAGCACCATCTTCGCAACCCAAACCATTCTCCAATTGCTTCAACTCCCCAAACCCTCGTTTCCTGCATTCAGGTTCAG GTCGCTCAAGAATTTGCAGCCTTTACTCAGAGGCCCGATATCGTCAAGTAATGTTTGAACTTGAAG GCGCCCTGGTTTCTCCAGTCCTTCAAGATTTGATCGTACGATTTCCACACGTAAAAGCGTACAAGATTGACGCTTCTAAG GAAGACTCTGACTATGCAATTCGGACGCTCGATGTCCGTGCTGTG TGGCCAGGCCCCCGGTTTTGCTCCCAAGTGGTTTGGGGTCCGACTCTCTCCCAAG CCAGCTGTGGCCTTCATCAAAGATGGGGAATGGGTGTCGAACTGTGTTGGTGCTAA
- the LOC126603829 gene encoding uncharacterized protein LOC126603829 isoform X9, producing MARNLGVLVRQLLPNSNRVKNHTMETLILAPSSQPKPFSNCFNSPNPRFLHSGRSRICSLYSEARYRQVMFELEGALVSPVLQDLIVRFPHVKAYKIDASKEDSDYAIRTLDVRAVAPGFAPKWFGVRLSPKPAVAFIKDGEWVSNCVGANIAQLKYTFEALYGEHPIERPPYLDRIHV from the exons ATGGCGAGGAATTTAGGGGTTTTGGTACGGCAGTTGCTCCCTAATTCTAATCGTGTCAAAAATCACACCATGGAAACCCTAATCCTAGCACCATCTTCGCAACCCAAACCATTCTCCAATTGCTTCAACTCCCCAAACCCTCGTTTCCTGCATTCAG GTCGCTCAAGAATTTGCAGCCTTTACTCAGAGGCCCGATATCGTCAAGTAATGTTTGAACTTGAAG GCGCCCTGGTTTCTCCAGTCCTTCAAGATTTGATCGTACGATTTCCACACGTAAAAGCGTACAAGATTGACGCTTCTAAG GAAGACTCTGACTATGCAATTCGGACGCTCGATGTCCGTGCTGTG GCCCCCGGTTTTGCTCCCAAGTGGTTTGGGGTCCGACTCTCTCCCAAG CCAGCTGTGGCCTTCATCAAAGATGGGGAATGGGTGTCGAACTGTGTTGGTGCTAATATTGCACAATTGAAGTATACTTTTGAAGCTCTCTACGG TGAACATCCCATTGAAAGGCCACCATACCTCGATAGGATTCATGTCTAA
- the LOC126603829 gene encoding uncharacterized protein LOC126603829 isoform X11, with amino-acid sequence MARNLGVLVRQLLPNSNRVKNHTMETLILAPSSQPKPFSNCFNSPNPRFLHSGSGRSRICSLYSEARYRQVMFELEGALVSPVLQDLIVRFPHVKAYKIDASKEDSDYAIRTLDVRAVPAVAFIKDGEWVSNCVGANIAQLKYTFEALYGEHPIERPPYLDRIHV; translated from the exons ATGGCGAGGAATTTAGGGGTTTTGGTACGGCAGTTGCTCCCTAATTCTAATCGTGTCAAAAATCACACCATGGAAACCCTAATCCTAGCACCATCTTCGCAACCCAAACCATTCTCCAATTGCTTCAACTCCCCAAACCCTCGTTTCCTGCATTCAGGTTCAG GTCGCTCAAGAATTTGCAGCCTTTACTCAGAGGCCCGATATCGTCAAGTAATGTTTGAACTTGAAG GCGCCCTGGTTTCTCCAGTCCTTCAAGATTTGATCGTACGATTTCCACACGTAAAAGCGTACAAGATTGACGCTTCTAAG GAAGACTCTGACTATGCAATTCGGACGCTCGATGTCCGTGCTGTG CCAGCTGTGGCCTTCATCAAAGATGGGGAATGGGTGTCGAACTGTGTTGGTGCTAATATTGCACAATTGAAGTATACTTTTGAAGCTCTCTACGG TGAACATCCCATTGAAAGGCCACCATACCTCGATAGGATTCATGTCTAA
- the LOC126603829 gene encoding uncharacterized protein LOC126603829 isoform X8, which yields MARNLGVLVRQLLPNSNRVKNHTMETLILAPSSQPKPFSNCFNSPNPRFLHSGSGRSRICSLYSEARYRQVMFELEGALVSPVLQDLIVRFPHVKAYKIDASKEDSDYAIRTLDVRAVAPGFAPKWFGVRLSPKPAVAFIKDGEWVSNCVGANIAQLKYTFEALYGEHPIERPPYLDRIHV from the exons ATGGCGAGGAATTTAGGGGTTTTGGTACGGCAGTTGCTCCCTAATTCTAATCGTGTCAAAAATCACACCATGGAAACCCTAATCCTAGCACCATCTTCGCAACCCAAACCATTCTCCAATTGCTTCAACTCCCCAAACCCTCGTTTCCTGCATTCAGGTTCAG GTCGCTCAAGAATTTGCAGCCTTTACTCAGAGGCCCGATATCGTCAAGTAATGTTTGAACTTGAAG GCGCCCTGGTTTCTCCAGTCCTTCAAGATTTGATCGTACGATTTCCACACGTAAAAGCGTACAAGATTGACGCTTCTAAG GAAGACTCTGACTATGCAATTCGGACGCTCGATGTCCGTGCTGTG GCCCCCGGTTTTGCTCCCAAGTGGTTTGGGGTCCGACTCTCTCCCAAG CCAGCTGTGGCCTTCATCAAAGATGGGGAATGGGTGTCGAACTGTGTTGGTGCTAATATTGCACAATTGAAGTATACTTTTGAAGCTCTCTACGG TGAACATCCCATTGAAAGGCCACCATACCTCGATAGGATTCATGTCTAA